CGATGCCCGCCATGAGCGGGACGCTCGCTGCGACCAGCCCTCCGAAGGCGACCAGCAGCACCGCGAGGGTGAGCGGGAAGAGGCGCGCCTCGGCCCGGGACGTGTCGTCGCTGCTGTAGCGGTTCATGTCGTAGGTGATGGCGCTCATCCCGGTGACGGCGAGCTCGAGGCCCGGGATCCCGGCGCGCTCGCGCGCCTCGGCCGCTTTCACCGCGGCGCGCACCCGAGGGACGAGGTTCACGGCCTCGCTCGCGTCCTTGGCTTTGAGGCCGACCAGGAGAACGGCCCGAGCGCCCGCATCCGCGCTAAGCTTCAAGGGCGATGCGTCGCCCGGGGCGAGGACCTGCGCGACCGAAGGGTCACGGCGAAGGTCCGAGGCGAGCGAGGCGATGGCGCGATCGAGGCGCGCGGCGTCGGGCGCGCGCGCCGTGTCCGCGACCGTGACGGCGACCAGGTGGGTGAAGGGGTTCCGGAACGCGTGGCGCAGGACGTGCTCCACCGCCTCGGAGGGGCTGCCCGGGACCCCTGCCGAGCCGCCCGAGAGCACCCCCGAGATCCGGGTCGAGCCGAGCGAGGCCACGGCGATCGCGATCGCCCAGGCGACGAGGATGGCCCAGCGGAAGCGGACGATCCAGTTGCCGAAGGCGGCGTAGCGGGAGCTGGACAAGGCGATCTCCTATGAGCGGGCGCGGGATGTCGGTCATGTACCCTTGCTCGGACTTTTGTATGGCCAGCAGCGCGCGAGGGAGCAATAACTTCGGCGGCGAGCGAGTGTTCACGCTCTCAGGCCTCGCCTCCCGGCTCGCCGAGAGCCTCGCCAGCCCGCTCTTGCTCGGCGCCAAGCCGAAGAGCATCCGTTGTTCGAAGCGACTAGGAGTCCTACCATCGCTCTTGCTCAGGAAGAGGAACCCCTCGAAGGAGGTTCTCGATGAGACGCCCCGCCCCCCGCGTGTTCGCCTTCGCCCTGTCGCTCGGCCTCTTGGGCTGCGCGGTCTCGACCCCGCCGCTCTCGCCCGAGGAGCCCACAAAGCAGGCGCCGGTCCCGACCTACGGGATGACGCCGACCGACGAGGCTGCGCCCATCCCCCGTGCCTACCAGGAGAACGCCGAGCCCACGCCGCTGCCCATGGCGACCAACGCCCCGCCGCCCACGGCCCAGCCCACCGGAGCCGACCTCAACGTGCCGTCGCAGCCGGCGCTCTCGCTCGGCGACCTGCAGACCAACCTGCCGCCTCGGATCTCGCGGCAGCTGGCCGGCACCCTCTTGCGCCCCCTCGATCAGGGATCCTTCGTCAACGCGCCGTTCCCGACGGAGCCGGGGCCCTCGGGCGACGGCTGCAGCTACGGGGCGATCACGCCCCTGGTGGACTACGGGGTCTACAGCCGCTGCCTCTACTACCCCTATCGCTCGACCTGGGTGCCCTACATCCTGGTGGACAACGACTACTACCCGTACATGTACGCGCCGAGCTTCCTGGCGCAGTGGACGGGCTGGTGCCTCTACCCGGTGCTGGTCTTCCAGTCGGGGCACTACTACCCCTACTTCTTCAGGAGCTTCAGCTACCGCTACGGCTATCCGGACTGGGAGTACAACTGGGTCAACTACCGCCGGCGCTACGTGGAGATCGACTGGGACCGCGCCGGCCGCTGGAAGGGCCGCCACTACGACGACGAGGACTTCCGGCGCTGGCGCGACGGCAAGCCCCGGCGCGGCGATCGCGACAAGTGGAAGCCGAGCGAGCCGCCCCGGCGCGCGGAGGGCGGCCCTCGCGAGCGCCCCGATCGTCCCGGCGGCCCGCGGCCGGATCGCACTCCGCGCCCCGAGCCCACCGCGAGCCCGCAGCCGGATCGCACCCCGCGCCCCGAGTCGACCGCGACCCCGCGGCCGGATCGCACACCGCGCCCCGAGCCCACCGCGACCTCGCGGCCCGGGCGCCCCGATCGCCCCGACAGGCCTCAGCGCCCCGACAGGCCGGATCGCGGCGCCGAGGGCCGCGATGGGCGCAAGCCGGGTAAGCCCGAGATCGTGACGCTGCCGCTCGAGGATGCGACCGCCTCGGCCGGGGACGACGCGGCCGAGCGCCCGGGCCGAGGCAAGCGCCGCCTCTCGCCGCAGGAGCTTGACGCGGACTAGCACCTGGCTCCTCGCCTTGTCACCGGGGGAGCGGGATCCTATACTGGAACGGTCCCGTTTCCCCCGCTGCGGACGTTGGAGGCCTTGATGCATCCCCAGACCTGTGCCGAGTGTTCGACCGAGTTCGACCCTCCCGACAAGTTCTGCCGCGAGTGTGGAGCCCGGCGCGCGCCCGAGGCGTGCGGAGCCTGTGACACCCCCCTCTTGCCCGACGCCCGCTTCTGCATCCAGTGCGGGGCCCCGGTCGCGGGGGCAGCCCCCGGGCCGGACGCCGAGGCCCTCGCGCGCCGCGGCACCCACGAGCTGGGCGATCGCCGGGTCGTGACGGTCATGTTCACCGAGCTCATCGGCCTTGCCTCCATGACCGAGCGCCTGGACCCCGAAGAGATCAGCGACATCGTCAACCAGTTCTTCGCCGTGCTCACCGAGCCCATCTACCGTCACGGCGGCATCGTGGACAAGTACATCGGCGACAGCGTGGTCATGTCCATCTTCGGCGTGCCCACGGTGCGCGCGGACGATCCCGAGCGCGCGGTCTCGGCCGCCTGGGCCATGCTGCAGGCGGCCCAGGAGTTCGCCGACGCCCTGGAGCCGCGCATCGGCGTGCGCCTCTCCATCCGCTGCGGGCTCAACACGGGCATGGTCGTCGCCGGCGAGGTGGGCGGCGCCCAGAAGCGCGACTTCACGGTCATGGGTGACACGG
This Pantanalinema sp. DNA region includes the following protein-coding sequences:
- a CDS encoding adenylate/guanylate cyclase domain-containing protein, coding for MHPQTCAECSTEFDPPDKFCRECGARRAPEACGACDTPLLPDARFCIQCGAPVAGAAPGPDAEALARRGTHELGDRRVVTVMFTELIGLASMTERLDPEEISDIVNQFFAVLTEPIYRHGGIVDKYIGDSVVMSIFGVPTVRADDPERAVSAAWAMLQAAQEFADALEPRIGVRLSIRCGLNTGMVVAGEVGGAQKRDFTVMGDTVNLAQRMEANARPGGILVASETYECSRHAFDYRVLDAIKVKGKELPVAVFEVAGPKLAEAEVPA